Proteins found in one Podarcis muralis chromosome 5, rPodMur119.hap1.1, whole genome shotgun sequence genomic segment:
- the LOC144327754 gene encoding uncharacterized protein LOC144327754, translating into MSPKRVPAQPALTVPPKRTIRGPSQSLRSPSTGQASGRLQSLVSSLAGDPAALARFASEVDGLIQRCSAGPSQQPAVTTAAAVSSPSDSASSDENDLPMSGVLFSDSQFSRNAGSAPASSHTREGRTPSRRTTGRGRRGKAPSRHGGSSRPGSALQPLPSTSVGSDQSPATSSQSVPGTALQGPASESSEEDSLPVPAKSSSGGTRRRKKSSGKRAKRGRRDTSSSSGVAAVRIWMVGHSIVHWASIRARESGLGPSLGLPHHVQVSWLTRRGMLWAELLPLVRKHVKLEGPPSAIVLQLGENDLPATDCCSLRFTIQRDLVELAEFLPGVKVFWSQLLQRRTWRGSRCPAATEGARKRVNKVAMKTVIAHGGSVIAHPNITFKEAVLFRDDGVHLSPLGNDTWLNSVVLGLKVGLQL; encoded by the exons ATGTCTCCTAAGAGAGTCCCAGCGCAGCCTGCCTTGACCGTTCCGCCTAAAAGGACCATTCGGGGACCTTCTCAGTCGCTTCGATCCCCCTCGACTGGTCAAGCCTCAGGGCGTCTGCAATCTTTGGTTTCGAGCCTGGCGGGTGATCCAGCTGCTTTGGCTCGCTTTGCTTCTGAAGTAGATGGCCTGATCCAACGCTGTAGCGCCGGGCCTAGCCAGCAACCGGCGGTGACCACTGCGGCTGCAGTTTCTTCACCTTCTGATTCCGCATCTAGCGATGAAAATGATCTGCCCatgtctggtgttttgttttctgatTCTCAGTTTTCTAGGAATGCAGGCTCAGCCCCTGCATCTAGTCACACGCGGGAGGGCAGAACCCCTTCTCGGCGCACAACCGGGAGGGGGCGACGGGGAAAGGCCCCTTCTAGGCATGGGGGGTCTTCTAGGCCAGGGTCAGCTTTGCAACCCTTACCTAGTACTTCCGTGGGTTCTGATCAGTCACCTGCCACCTCTTCTCAGTCTGTCCCAGGCACTGCACTTCAAGGTCCAGCATCAGAGTCTTCTGAGGAGGACAGCCTACCTGTGCCAGCCAAGTCCTCTTCGGGCGGCACACGCCGCCGCAAGAAGTCTTCTGGAAAGCGTGCGAAGAGAGGGCGGAGGGACACCTCTTCATCATCAG GTGTGGCGGCTGTTCGCATTTGGAtggtgggccacagcattgtccaCTGGGCCAGCATCAGAGCGAGGGAGTCTGGACTTGGACCCAGTCTTGGCCTGCCTCATCACGTGCAGGTGTCCTGGCTGACCAGACGTGGAATGCTGTGGGCCGAATTGCTTCCCCTTGTTCGGAAGCACGTGAAGTTGGAAGGGCCCCCTTCAGCTATCGTGCTCCAGTTGGGGGAAAACGATCTGCCCGCCACAGACTGTTGTTCTTTACGCTTTACAATTCAAAGGGACTTAGTTGAATTGGCAGAGTTTTTACCAGGTGTGAAAGTTTTTTGGTCCCAGTTGCTGCAGAGGCGCACCTGGCGTGGCAGTCGCTGTCCAGCTGCCACTGAAGGAGCCAGAAAGCGCGTTAATAAGGTGGCAATGAAAACAGTCATTGCTCATGGTGGTTCTGTGATTGCGCACCCCAATATCACCTTCAAGGAGGCCGTCCTTTTCAGGGACGATGGTGTGCATCTTTCCCCGTTGGGAAATGACACATGGTTAAATTCTGTTGTGTTGGGTTTGAAGGTGGGGTTGCagttgtga